In the genome of Poecilia reticulata strain Guanapo linkage group LG16, Guppy_female_1.0+MT, whole genome shotgun sequence, one region contains:
- the LOC103477721 gene encoding protein NLRC3-like: MKGNLVFYESDLTECGIDVRAASVYSGVFTEIFQEEKGFFHQNMFCFVHLSIQEFLAALHVHLTFTNTGVNLLAEEESVSPGSKMSDEQIEHFYKKAVEKSIAAPGGKLDLFLRFLLGLSLKTSQRLLQGFVTKRKTSSSSFKNIVEYIKKKIEEILCPFDKSNLFHCLNELKELSLMTEIEQFLKSGKLETENFSKAQWAALIHTLLSSEDYEKNFDVRKYFISKQAEESFAPLLINSTKSVLSCCCLDEASYPLLRWIITIPRCLLKDLDLSNNDMKDSGLKLLCEGISKPVCKLETLRLSGCLITKEGCAALKSALASNPSHLKELDLSYNYPEEHGVALLSAGVEDPDWTLTTLRVEPSGLQFLIPGLRKYAVELILDSTTTHRNLTLSEFNRIMMVGQGEKLFDAEEELLGRHDLSGRCYWEAEWRGKAFIGVTYKTIRRRGERNGCGFGVNDQSWALLCSKEGFSVLHNNKITKIYADPSNKVGVYVDRPGGTVSFFGVFPDKMTFLHSFNTKFTELVYPALRIESDPVKIRMATVL, encoded by the exons ATGAAAGGCAACCTGGTTTTCTATGAATCTGACCTGACTGAGTGCGGCATTGATGTCAGAGCAGCCTCAGTGTATTCAGGGGTGTTCACAGAGATCTTTCAGGAGGAGAAAGGGTTTTTCCATCAGAACATGTTCTGCTTTGTCCACTTGAGCATTCAGGAGTTTTTGGCTGCTCTTCATGTCCATCTGACATTCACCAACACTGGAGTCAATCTGCTGGCAGAAGAGGAATCAGTCTCACCTGGGTCAAAGATGTCTGATGAACAAATCGAGCACTTCTACAAGAAAGCTGTAGAGAAATCTATTGCTGCTCCAGGTGGCAAACTGGATCTGTTTCTGAGGTTCCTTCTTGGTCTTTCTCTGAAAACCAGTCAGAGGCTCCTCCAAGGCtttgtgacaaaaagaaaaacatcaagcaGTTCCTTTAAAAACATAGTTGAATACATCAAGAAGAAGATTGAAGAGATTCTGTGTCCCTTTGATAAATCCAATTTATTTCACTGTCTAAATGAACTGAAGGAACTTTCTTTAATGACAGAGATTGAACAATTTTTGAAATCAGGAAAACTGGAGACAGAAAATTTCTCTAAAGCTCAGTGGGCAGCACTGATCCACACTCTGCTGTCTTCAGAGGATTATGAGAAAAACTTTGATGTGagaaagtattttatttcaaagcaggCTGAAGAGAGTTTTGCACCACTCTTAATAAACTCAACTAAATCTGT ACTCAGTTGCTGTTGTCTGGATGAGGCAAGCTATCCACTTTTGAGATGGATTATCACCATACCACGCTGTTTATTGAAAGATTTGGACCTAAGTAACAACGACATGAAAGATTCGGGACTGAAGCTGCTGTGTGAAGGCATTTCCAAACCAGTCTGTAAACTTGAAACTTTAAG gtTGTCAGGTTGTTTAATCACAAAGGAAGGTTGTGCAGCTCTGAAATCAGCTCTGGCTTCTAACCCCTCTCACCTCAAAGAGTTGGACCTGAGTTACAATTACCCAGAAGAACATGGAGTGgctctcctctctgctggagTGGAAGACCCAGACTGGACCTTAACAACTCTCAG GGTGGAGCCGAGTGGATTACAGTTTTTAATACCAGGTCTAAGGAAGT ATGCCGTTGAACTCATCCTGGACTCCACCACCACACACAGAAACCTCACTCTATCTGAATTTAACAGAATAATGATGGTGGGACAAGGAGAGAAGCTCTTTGAtgctgaggaggagctgctgggcAGACATGATCTCTCTGGTCGCTGTTACTGGGAGGCTGAGTGGAGAGGAAAAGCTTTCATTGGAGTGACGTACAAAACAATCAGAAGGAGAGGGGAAAGGAATGGCTGTGGTTTTGGAGTCAATGATCAGTCATGGGCTTTGTTGTGCTCTAAGGAAGGATTCTCTGTTctgcacaacaacaaaataactaaaatctaTGCAGACCCTTCAAACAAAGTTGGGGTGTATGTGGACAGGCCTGGTGGCACGGTGTCTTTCTTTGGGGTTTTCCCTGATAAAATGACCTTCCTCCACAGCTTCAACACCAAATTCACTGAACTTGTGTATCCTGCTTTGAGAATAGAATCTGATCCTGTTAAAATTAGAATGGCCACTGTGCTGTAA